In one window of bacterium DNA:
- a CDS encoding MTH1187 family thiamine-binding protein — protein sequence MVIAEISVVPLGTGTPSLSRYVAGCVEVLQETGIRYTLTPMGTILEGTLEEVLEVVRLLHRVPFNKGVERVSTRLVIDERRDKDASAGDKVRSVESRLASKKK from the coding sequence ATGGTTATCGCCGAGATCAGCGTTGTGCCCCTGGGCACGGGAACTCCGAGCCTGAGCCGCTACGTGGCCGGGTGCGTCGAGGTTCTCCAGGAAACCGGTATCCGATACACCCTTACCCCAATGGGAACCATCCTGGAGGGCACCCTGGAGGAGGTTCTCGAGGTGGTGAGGCTCCTGCACCGTGTTCCTTTCAACAAGGGTGTCGAGCGGGTGTCGACACGCCTTGTCATCGACGAGCGAAGGGATAAGGATGCCTCTGCGGGCGATAAAGTAAGATCTGTCGAGAGCCGTCTGGCCAGTAAAAAGAAATGA
- a CDS encoding universal stress protein, protein MCTFALSDHADMLIIGTHGKGLTEHTFMGDVAHKVLKRIRVPTISVPAVKFPGGADAA, encoded by the coding sequence CTGTGCACCTTCGCGCTTTCTGACCATGCCGACATGCTGATCATCGGGACCCACGGCAAGGGGCTGACGGAACACACCTTCATGGGGGACGTGGCCCACAAGGTCCTCAAGAGGATCCGGGTCCCTACGATATCGGTGCCGGCCGTCAAGTTCCCCGGCGGCGCTGATGCTGCCTGA